In one Mesorhizobium australicum genomic region, the following are encoded:
- the glmS gene encoding glutamine--fructose-6-phosphate transaminase (isomerizing), whose amino-acid sequence MCGIVGIVGSTPVAPLIVEALKRLEYRGYDSAGVATVEHGKLERRRAEGKLVNLERRLKSEPLDGFIGIGHTRWATHGVPNEVNAHPHFSKDVAIVHNGIIENFAELKAELQKDGYEFTSQTDTEVVAHLVSRELARGKAPQDAAFAALKRLEGAFALAIMFRGDEDLIVGARNGPPLAVGHGEGEMYLGSDAIALAPFTNSITYLEDGDWVVVRRNEMQIHDMSGAPVERKRTQSVGTSFLVDKGNFHHFMQKEIHEQPEVISHTLANYLDFTTGTAKPIELPFDFAKIDRLSISACGTAYLAGLIGKYWFERLARLPVDIDVASEFRYREMPISPDSAALFISQSGETADTLASLRYCRKAGVPITAIVNVRESTIARESDAIFPTLAGPEIGVASTKAFTCQLAVLASLAVRAARARGHVDAKQEQALVRQLSETPRIASQVLKLAEQIEKVSRQLAKVKNVLYLGRDTNYPLAMEGALKLKEISYIHAEGYAAGELKHGPIALIDEKMPVIVIAPHDRIFEKTVSNMQEVAARGGKIILITDQKGAAQTSLQTMETIVLPDVPEIITPIVYALPIQMLAYYTAVFMGTDVDQPRNLAKSVTVE is encoded by the coding sequence ATGTGCGGTATCGTAGGCATCGTCGGCAGCACGCCGGTCGCGCCGCTGATCGTGGAAGCGCTCAAGCGGCTGGAGTATCGCGGCTATGATTCCGCCGGGGTTGCCACCGTCGAGCACGGCAAGCTCGAACGGCGTCGCGCCGAGGGCAAGCTGGTCAACCTCGAACGCCGCCTGAAGTCAGAGCCGCTCGACGGCTTCATCGGCATCGGCCACACCCGCTGGGCGACGCATGGCGTGCCGAACGAGGTCAACGCGCATCCGCATTTCTCCAAGGACGTCGCGATCGTCCACAACGGCATCATCGAGAACTTCGCCGAGCTGAAGGCCGAACTGCAGAAGGACGGTTACGAGTTCACCTCGCAGACCGACACCGAGGTCGTCGCGCATCTGGTGTCGCGCGAGCTCGCGCGGGGCAAGGCTCCGCAGGACGCCGCCTTCGCGGCGCTGAAGCGGCTGGAGGGCGCATTTGCGCTCGCGATCATGTTCCGCGGCGACGAGGACCTGATCGTCGGCGCCCGCAACGGCCCACCGCTGGCGGTCGGGCACGGCGAGGGCGAGATGTATCTCGGCTCCGACGCGATCGCGCTCGCGCCCTTCACCAACTCGATCACCTATCTCGAGGATGGCGACTGGGTGGTGGTGCGCCGCAACGAGATGCAGATCCACGACATGTCGGGCGCGCCGGTAGAGCGCAAACGCACCCAGTCGGTGGGCACATCCTTCCTGGTGGACAAGGGCAATTTCCACCACTTCATGCAGAAGGAGATCCACGAGCAGCCGGAGGTGATCTCCCACACGCTCGCCAACTATCTCGATTTCACCACCGGCACGGCAAAGCCGATCGAGCTGCCGTTCGACTTCGCCAAGATCGACCGGCTGTCGATCTCGGCCTGCGGCACCGCCTATCTCGCCGGGCTGATCGGCAAATACTGGTTCGAGCGGCTGGCGCGGCTGCCGGTCGACATCGACGTGGCCTCGGAGTTCCGCTACCGCGAAATGCCGATCTCCCCAGATAGCGCCGCGCTGTTCATCTCTCAGTCCGGCGAGACCGCCGATACGCTGGCCTCGTTGCGCTACTGCCGCAAGGCAGGCGTGCCGATCACGGCAATCGTCAACGTGCGCGAATCGACCATCGCGCGCGAATCCGATGCGATCTTCCCGACGCTGGCTGGGCCGGAGATCGGCGTCGCCTCGACAAAAGCCTTCACGTGCCAGCTCGCGGTGCTGGCTTCGCTTGCGGTGCGGGCGGCCCGCGCGCGCGGCCATGTCGACGCGAAGCAGGAGCAGGCGCTGGTACGCCAGCTCTCCGAGACGCCGCGCATCGCCAGCCAGGTGCTGAAGCTCGCCGAACAGATTGAGAAGGTGTCGCGCCAGCTCGCCAAGGTGAAGAACGTGCTCTACCTGGGGCGCGACACCAACTATCCGCTGGCAATGGAAGGTGCACTGAAACTCAAGGAAATCAGCTACATCCATGCGGAAGGTTATGCGGCAGGCGAGCTGAAGCATGGCCCGATCGCGCTGATCGACGAGAAGATGCCGGTGATTGTCATCGCGCCGCACGACCGCATCTTCGAAAAGACGGTGTCCAACATGCAGGAGGTCGCGGCGCGCGGCGGCAAGATCATTCTGATCACCGACCAGAAGGGCGCGGCACAGACCAGCCTGCAGACGATGGAGACGATAGTGCTGCCCGACGTGCCGGAGATCATCACGCCGATCGTCTACGCGCTGCCGATCCAGATGCTGGCTTATTACACGGCGGTGTTCATGGGCACCGACGTCGACCAGCCGCGCAACCTGGCCAAGTCGGTCACGGTGGAGTGA
- a CDS encoding right-handed parallel beta-helix repeat-containing protein — MRVIFTIVAAAASFVTSCAQAETTACTAITAVPTTISVQGVYCLKNNLSTNAVSGAAITVTSNHVTIDFNGFKLGGLGGGSSSTTIGILSSNASFLSVRNGAIKGFHSGIVLAWGANNLIEDMQVDGSLSRGIAISEADTTILRRNRVTNTGTPSSQYIYGISATGTSSNRNNIITDNMVSGIYANSFGIGIAFQNARQLEISDNTITNITGESSNTLAIYAFPPLSGYPSNEMRAVIRHNMLINTGAGFGIGIEGGTAICTDNSILGFATGIISCAVSARNDVM, encoded by the coding sequence ATGCGAGTAATTTTCACCATCGTTGCCGCGGCCGCGAGCTTCGTGACATCTTGCGCACAGGCGGAAACCACCGCATGCACTGCGATCACCGCGGTGCCGACAACAATCAGCGTCCAAGGCGTCTATTGCCTGAAAAACAACCTTTCGACAAACGCCGTCAGCGGCGCCGCGATCACCGTCACCTCCAACCATGTGACCATCGATTTCAATGGCTTCAAACTGGGCGGGCTGGGTGGCGGAAGCAGCTCAACCACGATCGGAATTTTGTCCAGCAACGCCAGTTTCCTCTCGGTTCGCAATGGGGCGATCAAGGGTTTTCATAGTGGAATCGTCCTCGCCTGGGGAGCCAATAACCTTATCGAGGACATGCAGGTTGATGGCAGCTTATCTCGTGGAATCGCCATCAGCGAAGCTGATACGACAATTCTGCGCAGGAACCGGGTGACCAACACAGGGACGCCGTCTTCTCAATACATATATGGTATATCTGCAACCGGTACATCGTCAAATAGGAATAATATCATCACTGATAATATGGTCTCGGGCATATATGCGAATTCCTTTGGGATCGGAATAGCATTTCAAAATGCCAGGCAGCTTGAAATCAGTGATAATACCATTACCAACATTACAGGCGAATCATCCAACACGCTGGCGATTTACGCTTTCCCTCCCTTGTCAGGGTACCCGAGTAATGAAATGCGCGCCGTCATACGCCACAACATGCTGATCAATACAGGTGCCGGGTTCGGCATCGGAATCGAAGGTGGCACGGCCATTTGTACAGACAACAGCATACTTGGATTCGCTACCGGCATAATTTCGTGCGCCGTCAGCGCTCGCAATGACGTGATGTAG
- the glmU gene encoding bifunctional UDP-N-acetylglucosamine diphosphorylase/glucosamine-1-phosphate N-acetyltransferase GlmU, producing MSDRSCLTIILAAGEGTRMKSAMPKVLHEIAGLPMVAHVAKAAIAAGGTDVAIVVGRGGEAVRKAVTPFAAGAESFEQVERLGTAHAVLAARAAIARGYDDVLVMFGDTPLIAAAPLAAARKLVAEGNAVAVIGFRTDVPAGYGRLIEKDGRLVAIREDKDCSPEERKIGFCNGGLMAIDGREALALLDAVGNANAKGEYYLTDIVEIANARGLKVTATEADYENLLGINNRAELAEAEAIWQKRARRETMLSGVTMIAPETVFLSHDTEIGADTVIEPNVVFGPGAKIASGVTVHAFSHIEGATVATGSSIGPFARLRPGAELQEKARVGNFVEIKKAVVGPGAKVNHLTYIGDAEIGAGANIGAGTITCNYDGYNKHLTRIGAGAFIGSNSALVAPVSVGDNAYVASGSVITENVPDDGLAFGRARQETKPGRAKALRERYAAIKSKSRG from the coding sequence ATGAGCGATAGAAGCTGCCTGACGATCATCCTTGCCGCCGGCGAAGGCACGCGCATGAAGAGTGCCATGCCGAAGGTGCTGCACGAGATCGCCGGCCTGCCCATGGTAGCACATGTGGCGAAGGCGGCGATCGCGGCGGGGGGCACGGATGTGGCCATCGTCGTCGGGCGCGGCGGCGAGGCGGTTCGCAAGGCGGTGACGCCGTTTGCGGCGGGGGCGGAGAGTTTCGAGCAGGTGGAGCGGCTCGGCACCGCACATGCGGTGCTCGCTGCCCGCGCGGCGATCGCGCGCGGTTATGACGACGTGCTGGTGATGTTCGGCGACACGCCGCTGATCGCGGCCGCACCGCTCGCGGCCGCGCGGAAACTGGTCGCGGAGGGCAATGCGGTCGCAGTCATCGGCTTTCGCACCGATGTGCCGGCCGGTTACGGTAGGCTGATCGAGAAGGACGGCCGGCTGGTCGCGATCCGTGAAGACAAGGATTGCTCGCCAGAGGAGCGGAAGATCGGCTTCTGCAATGGCGGGCTGATGGCGATCGACGGGCGCGAGGCGCTGGCCCTGCTCGACGCGGTTGGCAACGCCAATGCCAAGGGCGAGTATTATCTGACGGACATCGTCGAGATTGCCAATGCGCGGGGGCTGAAGGTCACCGCCACCGAGGCGGACTACGAGAACCTGCTCGGCATCAACAACCGCGCCGAGCTCGCCGAGGCGGAAGCGATCTGGCAGAAGCGCGCGCGGCGCGAGACGATGCTGTCAGGCGTGACGATGATCGCGCCCGAGACGGTATTCCTGTCGCACGACACCGAGATCGGCGCGGACACGGTTATCGAACCCAACGTCGTCTTCGGACCCGGCGCAAAGATCGCATCGGGGGTCACCGTCCATGCCTTCTCGCATATCGAGGGCGCGACGGTCGCGACCGGCAGCAGTATCGGGCCGTTTGCGCGGCTGCGGCCGGGCGCGGAGTTGCAGGAAAAGGCCAGGGTCGGCAATTTCGTCGAGATCAAGAAGGCCGTGGTGGGGCCGGGCGCCAAGGTGAACCACCTGACCTATATCGGCGACGCCGAGATCGGCGCGGGCGCGAACATCGGCGCCGGCACCATCACCTGCAACTATGACGGCTACAACAAGCACCTGACGCGGATCGGGGCAGGGGCCTTCATCGGCTCGAACTCGGCGCTGGTCGCACCTGTCTCGGTCGGCGACAACGCCTATGTCGCGTCCGGCAGCGTCATCACGGAAAACGTGCCGGACGACGGCCTCGCCTTCGGCCGCGCGCGCCAGGAGACCAAGCCCGGCCGGGCGAAGGCGCTGCGCGAACGTTATGCAGCGATCAAATCCAAGTCCCGCGGGTAA